A portion of the Oxynema aestuarii AP17 genome contains these proteins:
- a CDS encoding ferredoxin, with protein sequence MTDLTNSEIADTPERSGLEPELGGLLRDTPDRTGFEPELGGSLREKGVYVDEPTCIGCKHCAHVARNTFYIEEDYGRSRVIRQDGDPEDVIQEAIDTCPVDCIHWVDYRELKQLEQERQYQVIPIAGFPAEQGISSVATRRKKERAKKSKPRTL encoded by the coding sequence ATGACGGACTTGACTAACTCTGAGATCGCCGATACGCCAGAGCGTTCGGGTCTGGAGCCAGAGTTAGGCGGTCTTCTGCGCGATACTCCCGATCGCACGGGTTTCGAGCCGGAATTGGGCGGAAGCCTACGCGAAAAAGGGGTTTACGTAGACGAACCCACCTGCATTGGTTGCAAGCACTGCGCTCACGTCGCTCGCAATACGTTTTACATTGAAGAGGATTACGGGCGATCGCGCGTCATCCGTCAAGATGGCGACCCGGAAGACGTGATTCAAGAGGCGATCGATACCTGTCCGGTGGATTGCATTCACTGGGTAGACTATCGCGAACTCAAGCAACTCGAACAAGAGCGGCAATATCAGGTCATCCCGATTGCTGGATTTCCCGCCGAACAAGGGATTTCTTCGGTCGCCACCCGTCGTAAGAAAGAACGAGCGAAGAAATCTAAACCTCGAACTCTTTAG